The stretch of DNA GGCCATAAGGGATTTGACTCTCTGGGCATAGTAGTCCCGCAGATTAACTGATGCAATATCTTTCACCCCATCCCCAAAATCACAGCTCCTCATAGCATTCTCCAACTGCTTCTGTCGTCGGTAGAAATGGGAAAATTTGTTAAAGATGAGAGTAATGGGAAGCACAACGACCAATATTCCGGCCAAGATGCAGGCAGAAGCAGTCAGCTTTCCAGCTATGGAGCCTGGGACCACGTCCCCATAGCCGACTGTGGTCATGCTAACAGTTGCCCACCACCAGCAGGAAGGGATGGTGGCCAACCCATCGTTCTCCTCTTTTTCTATAGTGTAAGCCACAACAGAGAATATGGATATCCCTACAGAAAGATAGAGCAATAACAGTCCCACCTCCCTGTAACTGTATTTTAGGGTAGCACCGAGGGACCTCAGACCTGTTGAGTGTCTGGCAAGTTTCAGAATACGGAATATTCTCATGAGTCTCAGTACCTGGGCCACTCTGCCTAAGTTTGCTAGGGCCGGAGAGCTCTCTACCACTAAGTTGACTATTAAGGTGATATAAAATGGggcgatggaaataaaatctatgaTGTTCAATGGATGCTTGAAGAACAAAGTCAAATCTGGAGATACGGCAAAACGCACCACTAGTTCAAGTGTGAACCAAGCTATTCCAAAGTGTTCCACAATCTCAAAGCGGGGGTCCTCCTCAGAGCTGCCATTGGCATTGACAATCTGGAAGTCCGGCAAACTGTTGAGGCACATAGTGACAATAGATCCAATGACCACAAGAATGGAGAGGATGCTGAAAATCCTGCTCAGGATGGAGTATCCTGGATTATCAAGAGTAAGCCAGAGTCTTCTCCTAAAGCTCCCACAGGGTTGTCTGTCAAA from Hyla sarda isolate aHylSar1 chromosome 5, aHylSar1.hap1, whole genome shotgun sequence encodes:
- the KCNS2 gene encoding potassium voltage-gated channel subfamily S member 2, which produces MTGTQLRDLSESDFEETEISINVGGYKKRLRYDTLLRFPETRLCKLLACQSKESILELCDDYDDTKNEFYFDRNPELFPYVLHFYNTGKLHVMGELCVFSFCQEIEYWGINEFFIDSCCSYSYHGRKVEPEQDQWDDKSEQESTTSSFDEILAFYHDASKFDRQPCGSFRRRLWLTLDNPGYSILSRIFSILSILVVIGSIVTMCLNSLPDFQIVNANGSSEEDPRFEIVEHFGIAWFTLELVVRFAVSPDLTLFFKHPLNIIDFISIAPFYITLIVNLVVESSPALANLGRVAQVLRLMRIFRILKLARHSTGLRSLGATLKYSYREVGLLLLYLSVGISIFSVVAYTIEKEENDGLATIPSCWWWATVSMTTVGYGDVVPGSIAGKLTASACILAGILVVVLPITLIFNKFSHFYRRQKQLENAMRSCDFGDGVKDIASVNLRDYYAQRVKSLMASITNLSKNTPSEQSLNESIN